One genomic segment of Bos javanicus breed banteng chromosome 23, ARS-OSU_banteng_1.0, whole genome shotgun sequence includes these proteins:
- the LOC133236439 gene encoding H-2 class II histocompatibility antigen, E-S beta chain-like isoform X2 has product MLIGFSNTEITQSRKKEFIALAVLLMVLSLPFSWARETQPHFIHQFKGECRFSNGLEQMRFFARYIYNTQEDVHFDSDVGEFTALTELGRLDAEYWNQQKDFMEQMRAKVDTLCRSNYQGIGSFLRQRRVEPTVTVYPAKTQPLQHHNLLVCSVNGFYPGHIEVRWFRNGHEEEAGVISTGLIQNGDWTFQTMVMLETVPQSGEVYTCQVEHPSWMSPLPVEWRAQSDSAQRKLMSGIGGFVLGLLFLGVGLFIHLRSKKGHPALQPIGPLS; this is encoded by the exons ATGCTGATTGGTTTTTCTAACACTGAGATCACCCAATCCAGGAAGAAAGAGTTCATTG CTTTGGCAGTGCTACTGatggtgctcagccttccctTCTCTTGGGCCAGGGAAACCCAAC CGCATTTCATCCATCAGTTTAAGGGTGAGTGTCGTTTCTCCAACGGGTTGGAGCAGATGCGGTTCTTTGCCAGATACATCTACAACACGCAGGAGGATGTGCATTTCGACAGCGATGTGGGGGAGTTCACGGCCCTGACGGAGCTGGGGAGGCTGGACGCCGAGTACTGGAACCAGCAAAAGGACTTCATGGAGCAGATGCGGGCCAAGGTGGACACGTTGTGCAGATCCAACTACCAGGGCATTGGTAGCTTCCTGAGGCAGCGCCGAG TGGAGCCTACAGTGACTGTGTATCCTGCAAAGACCCAGCCCCTGCAGCACCACAACCTCCTGGTCTGCTCTGTGAACGGTTTCTACCCAGGCCACATTGAAGTCAGGTGGTTCCGGAACGGCCATGAAGAGGAGGCTGGGGTGATCTCCACAGGCCTGATCCAGAATGGAGACTGGACCTTCCAGACCATGGTGATGCTTGAAACAGTTCCTCAGAGTGGAGAGGTCTACACCTGCCAAGTGGAGCACCCCAGCTGGATGAGCCCTCTCCCAGTGGAATGGA GAGCACAGTCTGACTCTGCTCAGAGGAAGCTGATGAGTGGAATCGGAGGCTTTGTTCTGGGTCTGCTCTTCCTTGGTGTGGGACTGTTCATCCACCTCAGGAGTAAGAAAG gACACCCTGCACTTCAGCCTATAG GACCCCTGAGCTGA